In Zingiber officinale cultivar Zhangliang chromosome 1A, Zo_v1.1, whole genome shotgun sequence, the DNA window GCCAGAGCTAAGCTAAAGTTTTTATTGAGTGAAATTGTCAGTATAATTATTGAGtaaataatttagattataaAGCACTACAAGTGTTTGAATTAAATAGTATGTCTATAGGATTCATGTCTAAATATAAAACACCATGTAAAATAAAGCACCTAATAAGCTTGTTTTCTCTGTTTCTCACTTGAAGTGAAACTAGCATATAAGCTGCCCAAGAACCAAAAGCTAAATACATTAGTAATATGCAGTCAAAGAGACAGAGATAACTGTCATTGGGGGGAGAGCACATTATAGTTACAAGTTCCATGCCTcaaattcacacaagaattactgaattatttcattaaaaaaaatcatacaaaAATGATTCTTAATTTAGCTTTGTAAGAGGGAAGAAAAGTGGCTACACTATTTATCTTCACCATTCCAAAAGGATTGATTCATGTTGAGCTTGGAGGGAAAAATCTTTGCAACAGCTTCACATCATCCACAGGAGCATTGTGTCAAACACTTGAAGCAATGTCTTACAAAGCTACGCATTCCTCCACCCCTGTCGTGGGCTCTGCTAAGCTCCAGCCCGGATCCTTGCGCAACCCACTCTCCTTCACAAACCTCCGCACCTCTTCTGCCTCCAGCCATCGCCCCATCTCAACGTACAGATTCGACAACACCACGTAATGCGCGATGTTTGTAGGCTCGAGCTCCACCAGCTTTCTCGCCGCTAGCTCGCTGAAACTTAACTCCCCATGAGCTCTAGAGCCATGGAGGAGGGATCCCCAGATGACCACATTTGGCGCAAACGGCATCGCTTCTATGAACCTGACAGCCTCGCCTAGTAAGCCGGCGCGCCCCAGGAGGTCGACCATACAGCCGTAGTGCCTGATCCCTGGGCGGAATCCGTACTTGCCAGCCACCATCGCGTCGAACAATTGCCACGCAGCTTCGACGAGGCCCGAGTGGCTGCAGGCGCACAGGACGGCGATGAGCGTGACGCCATCCGGCCTGACGCCCTCGCTCTCCATCCTCGAGAGCCATTGGAGCGCTTCTCTGCCGCATTTGGCGAGGGCGAGCCCCATGATGACGGAATTCCAGGTGTATGCATTCCTCTCGGCCATGCTCCAGAACACTTCGAGGCCGGCGTCAATCCGACCGCATTTACTATACATGTCCACGAGTGAGGTCCCGAGGACGACGTCGAGCTTCCAGCCGCGGTTGCGGATGTAGTCGTGGATCCAGACGCCGACGTCAAGGGCTCCGTGGGCGGCGCAAGCGACCAGGGCGCTGACCATGGTGACGCGGTTAGGAACCACGCCGGCGAAATGCATTCGCTCGAAGGCGAGAAGGGCGTCGCCAGGACGGTGGCGTCCGGCGTAACCGGTGATGAGGGTGGTCCAGGCGACGACATCGGGGGCGGGCATTTCGTCGAACAGTTGCTCGGAGGAGGGGATGTCGGCAGCCGTGGCGTAGAGATGAAGAAGGGAGTTGCGGACGTGGAGGTCAGAGGTGAGGCCGAATCGGAGAGACAGGGCGTGGAGCATGCGGCCGCGAGGCAGGTCGCCGCGGGGA includes these proteins:
- the LOC122023261 gene encoding pentatricopeptide repeat-containing protein At5g56310-like; translated protein: MSSLLPPLKLPPSAALGESLPPAAHRILHAISTCTSPAQLPLIQSQILVHRLHPNTTVASAFINVCLTLRRLSPALSLFSLLHRPHVFLCNTLLRALLLLPSSSPSLPPLFLLSHMLRSSVPPNRYTFPVVLKSLPRGDLPRGRMLHALSLRFGLTSDLHVRNSLLHLYATAADIPSSEQLFDEMPAPDVVAWTTLITGYAGRHRPGDALLAFERMHFAGVVPNRVTMVSALVACAAHGALDVGVWIHDYIRNRGWKLDVVLGTSLVDMYSKCGRIDAGLEVFWSMAERNAYTWNSVIMGLALAKCGREALQWLSRMESEGVRPDGVTLIAVLCACSHSGLVEAAWQLFDAMVAGKYGFRPGIRHYGCMVDLLGRAGLLGEAVRFIEAMPFAPNVVIWGSLLHGSRAHGELSFSELAARKLVELEPTNIAHYVVLSNLYVEMGRWLEAEEVRRFVKESGLRKDPGWSLAEPTTGVEECVAL